In Paractinoplanes brasiliensis, the following proteins share a genomic window:
- the hydA gene encoding dihydropyrimidinase, whose protein sequence is MSTLIKNGTVIGPTGPYAADVLIDGETIAAIYAPGRAPDGPEVIDATGKYVIPGGVDAHTHMQLPFGGTAASDTFDTGTKAAAIGGTTTIIDFAVQRYGEVVQDGLAAWHAKAGGNCHIDYGFHMILGGVDDDALKAMDQLVGSEGITSFKLFMAYPGVFYSDDGQILRAMQKARDNGAMIMMHAENGPAIDVLVKQALERGETDPIHHGLTRPQALEAEATSRAIWLASVAADCPLYIVHLSASKALEQVKAARDLGRNVFAETCPQYLYLTLEDQLGAPGFEGAKWVCSTPLRSKHESHRADLWQGLRTNDLSVVSTDHCPFCMKDQKELGLGDFSKIPNGIGSVEHRVDLLYQGVVDGKLSLARWVETIATTPARMFGMYPKKGIIAPGSDADIVLYDPHGRTRISVETHHMNMDHSAWEGWEIDGKVDTVLSRGEVIASGGEYTGRAGRGKYVPRGLSDYLL, encoded by the coding sequence GTGAGCACACTGATCAAGAACGGGACGGTGATCGGCCCGACCGGCCCCTACGCCGCCGACGTGCTGATCGACGGCGAGACCATCGCGGCGATCTACGCGCCCGGCCGGGCACCGGACGGCCCCGAGGTCATCGACGCCACCGGCAAGTACGTGATTCCGGGCGGGGTCGACGCGCACACCCACATGCAGCTGCCCTTCGGCGGCACGGCGGCCAGCGACACGTTCGACACCGGCACCAAGGCGGCGGCGATCGGCGGGACCACCACGATCATCGACTTCGCGGTCCAGCGGTACGGCGAGGTGGTGCAGGACGGGCTCGCCGCGTGGCACGCCAAGGCCGGCGGCAACTGCCACATCGACTACGGGTTCCACATGATCCTGGGCGGGGTCGACGACGACGCGCTCAAGGCCATGGACCAGCTCGTCGGCTCCGAGGGCATCACCAGCTTCAAGCTGTTCATGGCGTACCCGGGCGTCTTCTACTCCGACGACGGGCAGATCCTGCGGGCGATGCAGAAGGCGCGCGACAACGGCGCCATGATCATGATGCACGCGGAGAACGGGCCGGCCATCGACGTGCTGGTCAAGCAGGCCCTCGAACGCGGCGAGACCGACCCGATCCACCACGGCCTGACCCGCCCGCAGGCACTGGAGGCCGAGGCCACGAGCCGGGCGATCTGGCTGGCCAGTGTGGCCGCCGACTGCCCGCTCTACATCGTGCACCTCAGCGCCTCCAAAGCCCTGGAACAGGTGAAGGCCGCCCGCGACCTGGGCCGCAACGTGTTCGCCGAGACCTGCCCGCAGTACCTCTACCTGACGCTGGAGGACCAGCTCGGCGCGCCCGGCTTCGAGGGCGCCAAGTGGGTCTGCTCCACTCCCCTGCGCAGCAAGCACGAGAGCCACCGGGCCGACCTGTGGCAGGGCCTGCGCACCAACGACCTGTCAGTGGTGTCGACCGACCACTGCCCGTTCTGCATGAAGGACCAGAAGGAGCTCGGGCTGGGCGACTTCTCGAAGATCCCGAACGGCATCGGCAGCGTCGAGCACCGCGTCGACCTGCTCTATCAGGGCGTGGTCGACGGCAAGCTGTCGCTGGCCCGCTGGGTCGAGACGATCGCGACCACGCCCGCGCGCATGTTCGGCATGTATCCCAAGAAGGGCATCATCGCGCCCGGCTCGGACGCCGACATCGTGCTCTACGACCCGCACGGGCGCACCCGGATCAGCGTCGAGACCCACCACATGAACATGGACCACTCGGCCTGGGAGGGCTGGGAGATCGACGGCAAGGTCGACACGGTCCTGTCCCGCGGCGAGGTCATCGCGTCCGGCGGCGAATACACCGGGCGGGCCGGCCGCGGCAAGTACGTTCCGCGCGGCCTGTCGGACTACCTGCTCTAG
- a CDS encoding ABC transporter ATP-binding protein, with amino-acid sequence MTAVRVEGVTKIFNQGRTDEVVALSDVDLTVGQGEFVSLIGPSGCGKSTLLRLIADLIAPSAGTVTVAGKTAAAARKEQAYGIAFQQAGLFEWRTVLKNVELPLELRGLSRAERKAKAEEMLALVGLEEFAGHYPAQLSGGMQQRVAIARALAVRPPLLLMDEPFGALDEMTRERLQSELLGICARTGTSTVFVTHSISEAVFLSDRVVVMSARPGRITASIPISLESRDEAGRQSDRYFECVTTVRQALRGTPVAAAPVPSLSAQDDLPAETR; translated from the coding sequence ATGACGGCCGTGCGGGTCGAGGGCGTCACGAAAATCTTCAACCAGGGGCGTACGGATGAGGTCGTGGCCCTGTCCGACGTCGACCTGACCGTGGGACAGGGCGAGTTCGTGTCGCTGATCGGGCCGTCCGGCTGCGGCAAGAGCACGCTGCTGCGGCTGATCGCCGACCTGATCGCGCCCAGCGCCGGCACGGTCACGGTGGCGGGCAAGACGGCCGCGGCCGCGCGCAAGGAACAGGCGTACGGGATCGCCTTTCAGCAGGCCGGCCTGTTCGAGTGGCGGACCGTGCTCAAGAACGTGGAACTGCCGCTCGAACTGCGCGGGCTGTCACGGGCCGAACGCAAGGCCAAGGCGGAGGAAATGCTCGCGCTGGTCGGTCTGGAGGAGTTCGCCGGGCACTACCCGGCCCAGCTGTCCGGCGGCATGCAGCAGCGGGTGGCGATCGCCCGGGCCCTTGCCGTGCGGCCGCCGCTGCTGCTGATGGACGAGCCGTTCGGCGCGCTCGACGAGATGACCCGCGAGCGGCTGCAGTCCGAGCTGCTGGGCATCTGCGCCCGTACGGGCACCAGCACGGTCTTCGTCACCCACTCGATCTCGGAGGCGGTGTTCCTCTCGGACCGCGTCGTCGTGATGTCGGCGCGGCCGGGGCGGATCACGGCGTCGATCCCGATCTCGCTGGAGAGCCGGGACGAGGCGGGCCGGCAGTCCGACCGGTACTTCGAGTGCGTCACCACGGTGCGCCAGGCGCTGCGCGGCACGCCGGTCGCCGCGGCGCCCGTTCCCTCCCTTTCCGCGCAGGACGACCTCCCGGCGGAGACGCGATGA
- a CDS encoding ABC transporter permease — protein sequence MRWVRSVLPPLVVGAGAIALWEVVVTAGRIAPFILPAPSAIWREFLLQRDNIWEAALASGTNALVGLIAGTLAGVLAAMASARFRPLAEVSLPFAAVLNALPIIALAPILNNMFESTSSIPRRLVAAIIVFFPVFINTLRGLREVDPIHQELMHTYAASGWTFARKVRLPGSLPHVFTGLRQASSLAVIAAVVAEYFGGLQTGLGSRITSAAAFTAYPRAWAFVVGACLLGLLFYLTTLLLERLAMPWRTRLIT from the coding sequence ATGAGGTGGGTCCGGAGCGTGCTGCCGCCGCTGGTCGTCGGGGCCGGGGCGATCGCGTTGTGGGAAGTCGTCGTCACGGCCGGGCGGATAGCGCCGTTCATCCTGCCCGCGCCCTCGGCGATCTGGCGCGAGTTCCTGCTGCAGCGCGACAACATCTGGGAGGCCGCGCTCGCCAGCGGCACGAACGCGCTGGTCGGCCTGATCGCGGGCACGCTCGCCGGCGTGCTGGCGGCGATGGCGTCGGCCCGGTTCCGCCCGCTGGCCGAGGTGTCACTGCCGTTCGCGGCCGTGCTCAACGCGCTGCCGATCATCGCGCTGGCCCCGATCCTCAACAACATGTTCGAGTCGACCAGCAGCATCCCCCGCCGCCTGGTCGCGGCCATCATCGTGTTCTTCCCGGTCTTCATCAACACCCTGCGCGGCCTGCGCGAGGTCGACCCGATCCATCAGGAACTGATGCACACGTACGCGGCCAGTGGCTGGACCTTCGCCCGCAAGGTGCGGCTGCCCGGCTCGCTCCCCCACGTCTTCACCGGCCTGCGGCAGGCATCGTCGCTGGCCGTGATCGCCGCGGTCGTCGCCGAGTACTTCGGCGGCCTCCAAACCGGCCTCGGCTCCCGAATCACCTCGGCCGCCGCGTTCACCGCCTACCCCCGGGCATGGGCCTTCGTGGTGGGCGCCTGCCTGCTCGGACTCCTCTTCTACCTCACCACCCTCCTGCTCGAACGCCTTGCCATGCCGTGGCGCACCCGCCTCATCACCTGA
- a CDS encoding TIGR03842 family LLM class F420-dependent oxidoreductase, which yields MDIGVVLQNNPPASEVVELAKQAEAAGFSHVWTFDSHVLWQEPFVIYSKILDETERVVVGPMVTNPGTRDWTVLASMFATLNEMYGNRTICGIGRGDSALRVLGAQPQTLAQLRESIGVIRGLANGEKVELRGTEQQLVWAPGSKLEVWVAAYGPKALALTGEVGDGYILQLADPDIAAWMIGAVRRAAEQAGRDPMAIKFCVAAPAYVGNDLAHQREQTRWFGGMVGNHVADIVARYGSGGTVPQVLTDYIKGRQGYDYAEHGRAGNTHATFVPDEVVDRFCILGPVENHLKRLEELKALGVDQFAVYLQHDAKEQTLSAYGQHIVPVLS from the coding sequence ATGGACATCGGTGTCGTTCTGCAGAACAACCCGCCCGCGTCCGAGGTGGTCGAGCTGGCCAAACAGGCCGAGGCGGCCGGGTTCAGCCACGTCTGGACGTTCGACTCGCACGTGCTCTGGCAGGAGCCGTTCGTCATCTACTCCAAGATCCTCGACGAGACCGAACGGGTGGTCGTCGGGCCGATGGTGACCAACCCCGGCACCCGGGACTGGACGGTCCTGGCCTCGATGTTCGCCACCCTCAACGAGATGTACGGCAACCGCACCATCTGCGGCATCGGCCGGGGCGACTCGGCGCTGCGGGTGCTCGGCGCGCAGCCGCAGACCCTGGCCCAGCTGCGCGAGTCCATCGGGGTGATCCGCGGGCTGGCCAACGGCGAGAAGGTCGAGCTGCGGGGCACCGAGCAGCAGCTCGTCTGGGCGCCCGGCAGCAAGCTCGAGGTATGGGTGGCGGCGTACGGGCCGAAGGCTCTGGCCCTGACCGGGGAGGTGGGCGACGGCTACATCCTGCAGCTGGCCGACCCCGACATCGCCGCCTGGATGATCGGCGCGGTGCGCCGCGCGGCCGAACAGGCGGGCCGCGATCCGATGGCCATCAAGTTCTGTGTGGCCGCACCCGCGTACGTGGGAAACGATCTCGCACATCAGCGGGAGCAGACGCGCTGGTTCGGGGGCATGGTCGGCAACCACGTGGCCGACATCGTCGCGCGGTACGGCAGCGGCGGCACGGTGCCGCAGGTGCTGACCGACTACATCAAGGGCCGGCAGGGCTACGACTACGCCGAGCACGGGCGGGCCGGCAACACGCACGCCACGTTCGTGCCGGACGAGGTCGTCGACCGGTTCTGCATCCTCGGGCCGGTCGAGAACCACCTCAAACGGCTCGAGGAGCTCAAGGCGCTCGGCGTCGACCAGTTCGCGGTCTATCTGCAGCACGACGCCAAAGAGCAGACCCTTTCCGCGTACGGGCAGCACATCGTCCCGGTTCTTTCATGA
- a CDS encoding ABC transporter permease, whose product MRKALYVLAGLAVLVVLWEGYKLVGNPEGTVVFGVRVLPRADDLSMPHLWTVVERLGRPELTGGRPVWIVVVQAALFTLGITAAGFVIGAFVGLLLAIAMQRFRIAERGLLPYVILSQTVPLVALAPLVAGWNVLWPEWMTVALIAAYLAFFPVAVGMLRGLQSPATAGVELMRSYAAGWWRTLVKLRFPASLPYLFPALRLAGAAAVVGAVVGEISTGTRGGIGRLIIEYSREATSDPAKVYTAMLGAALLGLVVAGLVSLLELPLMRHRRHVEVVTL is encoded by the coding sequence ATGAGGAAGGCCCTGTACGTCCTCGCCGGGCTCGCGGTCCTCGTCGTGCTCTGGGAGGGCTACAAGCTCGTCGGCAACCCGGAGGGCACGGTCGTGTTCGGCGTACGCGTCCTGCCACGCGCCGACGACCTGTCGATGCCGCACCTGTGGACGGTGGTGGAACGGCTGGGCCGCCCCGAGCTGACGGGCGGGCGGCCGGTCTGGATCGTGGTCGTCCAGGCCGCCCTGTTCACGCTGGGCATCACGGCCGCCGGGTTCGTGATCGGCGCATTCGTGGGACTGCTGCTGGCGATCGCGATGCAGCGCTTCCGGATCGCCGAGCGCGGGCTGCTGCCGTACGTGATCCTCAGCCAGACGGTGCCGCTGGTCGCGCTGGCGCCGCTGGTGGCCGGGTGGAACGTGCTCTGGCCGGAATGGATGACGGTCGCGCTGATCGCCGCCTACCTGGCGTTCTTCCCGGTCGCGGTGGGCATGCTGCGCGGCCTCCAGTCGCCCGCGACGGCCGGGGTCGAGCTGATGCGCAGCTACGCCGCCGGGTGGTGGCGCACGCTGGTCAAACTGCGCTTCCCCGCGTCGCTGCCCTACCTCTTCCCGGCGCTGCGGCTGGCCGGGGCGGCGGCGGTGGTCGGCGCGGTGGTCGGCGAGATCTCCACCGGCACCCGCGGCGGCATCGGCCGGCTCATCATCGAGTACTCCCGCGAGGCCACCTCCGACCCCGCCAAGGTCTACACCGCGATGCTCGGCGCCGCCCTGCTCGGCCTGGTCGTCGCCGGTCTCGTCAGCCTGCTGGAACTGCCGCTGATGCGGCACCGCCGCCACGTGGAGGTGGTCACGTTATGA